The following are from one region of the Roseobacter fucihabitans genome:
- a CDS encoding homocysteine S-methyltransferase family protein produces the protein MHIHRYNLPQLNADLFLTYTGMETDLLFTQNVDLPGFATFPLLETEEGRAHLNRYARDLIALGKEHGVGVILESATWVANRDRGAVIGYSPEQLIKLNKKAIGHLCESRNEYGDLPTVISANVGPRSDAYAPSEQMNAEEAETYHAEQVAVLAQTDVDIISAYTIAYPAEATGIVRAARSFGIPVVVAFTVEVDGRLPTGASLEDAIKEVDDGTDGYASYFMINCAHPDHFANVLVDGPWIRRVRGIVANASRCSHAELDNAEVLDAGDPIELGGQLANLRQRFPHITVFGGCCGTDIRHMQSIAKNLRNIAD, from the coding sequence ATGCATATCCATCGGTACAATCTACCTCAGCTCAACGCGGACCTCTTTCTGACCTACACAGGGATGGAGACTGATCTCCTTTTCACCCAAAATGTCGATCTTCCCGGATTTGCAACCTTTCCGCTTTTGGAAACAGAAGAAGGGCGGGCTCATCTCAACCGATACGCCCGTGATTTGATCGCGTTGGGCAAAGAACACGGCGTTGGTGTCATTCTTGAAAGCGCCACGTGGGTCGCAAATCGTGATCGTGGTGCAGTCATCGGTTATTCGCCCGAGCAACTGATCAAGCTGAACAAAAAGGCTATCGGTCACCTATGCGAATCGAGAAATGAGTACGGAGATTTACCAACCGTGATCAGCGCCAATGTTGGGCCTCGCAGCGATGCATATGCCCCCAGTGAGCAAATGAATGCTGAAGAAGCTGAGACGTATCATGCGGAACAAGTCGCGGTCTTGGCCCAAACCGACGTGGACATAATTAGCGCCTACACAATCGCATATCCAGCGGAAGCGACTGGGATCGTGCGCGCTGCGCGGTCGTTTGGAATTCCGGTCGTTGTGGCCTTCACCGTTGAAGTTGATGGGCGTCTGCCGACTGGGGCGTCGTTGGAAGACGCCATCAAAGAGGTGGATGATGGCACCGACGGCTATGCGTCTTACTTTATGATTAACTGCGCACATCCTGATCACTTTGCAAACGTCCTTGTCGATGGTCCATGGATACGGCGTGTACGGGGCATCGTGGCGAATGCGTCGCGGTGCAGTCACGCGGAACTGGACAATGCGGAGGTGTTAGATGCGGGTGACCCTATTGAACTTGGGGGGCAACTCGCAAACCTTCGGCAAAGGTTCCCGCATATTACCGTCTTTGGCGGCTGCTGCGGTACGGATATACGACACATGCAAAGCATCGCGAAGAACCTTAGGAATATAGCAGATTGA
- a CDS encoding class I SAM-dependent methyltransferase, protein MNNSEKISAHYHHGTLLSAIQVGLEKLGIRPENASVEDLGPVDEFHIGGRIASAHFLDQLEITSTQSILDIGCGLGGSARFVAKTYGANVTGIDLTPEYVETGTVLCDWVGLSDRIALHCGNAQALPFENASFDGAFMMHVGMNIEDKAALFSEVSRVLKPGGKLGIYDIMKTNDDDFIYPVPWATTSATSWLAEPKEYRSALEANGLQIVKEEDRRDFAMAFFEKMKAASDAADGPPPLGLHVLMQQSTAQKIPNMVANLQAGRISPVEIIVTKPR, encoded by the coding sequence ATGAATAATTCTGAAAAAATCTCCGCCCACTATCATCACGGAACTCTACTGTCTGCAATTCAAGTTGGCCTGGAGAAACTGGGCATAAGGCCTGAGAATGCAAGCGTTGAAGACCTTGGGCCGGTTGACGAATTTCATATCGGCGGCCGGATCGCGAGCGCCCACTTCTTGGATCAGTTGGAAATAACATCAACGCAAAGCATACTTGATATCGGCTGCGGTCTAGGCGGATCAGCACGTTTTGTTGCGAAGACGTATGGTGCAAACGTCACGGGCATCGATCTGACGCCTGAATATGTTGAGACCGGAACTGTACTGTGCGACTGGGTAGGCCTTTCGGACCGTATCGCGCTTCATTGTGGCAACGCGCAAGCACTGCCCTTTGAGAACGCAAGTTTTGATGGCGCTTTCATGATGCATGTTGGCATGAACATCGAAGACAAAGCCGCCTTGTTTTCTGAAGTGTCACGTGTGCTGAAACCCGGCGGAAAGCTCGGCATCTACGATATCATGAAGACCAATGACGATGACTTTATCTATCCGGTCCCTTGGGCAACGACGTCTGCCACAAGCTGGCTGGCAGAACCGAAAGAGTACCGGTCGGCGTTGGAAGCTAATGGGTTGCAAATCGTCAAAGAAGAGGACCGTCGCGATTTTGCGATGGCGTTCTTCGAAAAGATGAAAGCGGCGAGCGACGCCGCCGATGGTCCGCCACCCTTGGGGCTTCACGTGCTCATGCAGCAATCAACGGCGCAGAAAATACCCAATATGGTTGCGAACTTGCAGGCGGGGCGCATCTCACCAGTCGAGATAATCGTCACAAAGCCTAGGTGA
- a CDS encoding plasmid partitioning protein RepB C-terminal domain-containing protein translates to MTPSVSERTIAAAFERELIHISFEYIAPLYLVTPQTKATVKYGQIVASIREIGLVEPIVVTRDRNDPKMYILLDGHLRFEALKDHGETAAQCIVSTDDEAFTYNKRISRLATIQEHKMILRALTLGVPEERLARALNVNIKTLQEKRRLLDGICSEAADLLKDKQVALTGFRILKKMKPPRQIEAARLMVAMNKYTINYARSLLAATPENQLIAGATPKNFKGISREQLDLMENESANLEREVRLVENTFGIDHLNLVLARGYVTKLLSNARIRRYLALHHEEFLPEFEKITKREAFGS, encoded by the coding sequence ATGACGCCGTCGGTTTCAGAACGGACCATCGCTGCCGCCTTTGAACGTGAGTTGATACACATATCGTTTGAGTATATCGCACCGCTCTATCTGGTCACGCCGCAGACAAAGGCGACCGTCAAATATGGCCAGATCGTCGCGTCCATTCGTGAGATTGGCCTCGTTGAACCCATTGTGGTCACTCGCGACCGAAACGATCCCAAAATGTACATATTGCTTGATGGCCATCTGCGGTTTGAAGCCTTGAAAGACCATGGTGAGACAGCGGCACAGTGCATTGTTTCAACAGATGATGAGGCCTTCACCTACAACAAACGCATCAGCCGTCTGGCGACAATTCAAGAGCATAAAATGATCTTGCGTGCGCTGACACTTGGTGTTCCCGAGGAGCGCTTGGCACGTGCACTCAACGTCAACATCAAGACATTGCAGGAGAAGCGGCGTCTCTTGGACGGCATTTGTAGTGAAGCGGCGGATTTGCTCAAAGACAAGCAGGTTGCATTGACAGGATTTCGCATTCTCAAGAAGATGAAACCGCCGCGTCAGATCGAGGCGGCCCGGCTGATGGTCGCGATGAATAAATATACAATTAACTATGCCCGCTCACTACTGGCGGCAACACCCGAAAATCAGTTGATTGCCGGTGCGACGCCCAAAAACTTCAAAGGCATATCTCGTGAACAACTTGATCTCATGGAAAATGAGTCCGCAAACCTCGAAAGGGAGGTGCGCTTGGTAGAGAATACCTTTGGCATCGACCATCTCAACCTTGTTCTTGCGCGTGGTTACGTCACCAAATTGCTTAGCAACGCGCGGATCAGGAGGTATCTTGCGCTGCACCATGAAGAATTTCTGCCCGAATTTGAGAAGATCACTAAGCGAGAGGCTTTCGGGTCTTAA
- a CDS encoding ParB/RepB/Spo0J family partition protein, translating into MTSDALLAHTELIAVNAITVVNPRVRNQKIFDEIVANIAELGLKRPITVAARNDETSDDPTYELVCGQGRLEAFKTLGQEKIPAVVITASSEDCLVMSLVENLARRQHHSLDLLRDIKRLKDSGYAEREIAAKTQLSNKYVHGVIRLLESHEHRLLRAVESGKIPVSVAVDIADAEDVNVQTVLRKAYESKLLRGGRLLTAKRLVEARLKHGKGQATSNGRSKKNLSVEALLKTYQDDVERKKILLRKAGATRSEMLFLTQSLKTLLSDENFVTLLRAEGLANIPKTIADRLSRLEGETA; encoded by the coding sequence ATGACGTCTGATGCCCTGCTCGCACATACCGAACTCATTGCCGTCAACGCAATCACAGTGGTTAACCCCCGCGTCCGCAATCAAAAGATATTTGATGAGATTGTTGCGAATATCGCTGAACTTGGCCTCAAGCGCCCAATCACCGTTGCAGCACGCAACGATGAAACAAGTGATGATCCGACATATGAATTGGTTTGCGGCCAAGGTCGGTTGGAAGCTTTCAAGACCCTAGGGCAAGAGAAAATACCCGCCGTTGTAATCACCGCCAGTTCTGAGGATTGTCTTGTGATGAGCCTGGTTGAAAACCTCGCACGCAGGCAACATCATTCACTTGATTTGCTGAGAGACATCAAACGTCTCAAAGACAGTGGATACGCTGAACGCGAAATCGCCGCAAAGACCCAGCTTTCAAACAAATACGTGCATGGCGTCATTCGTCTTTTGGAAAGCCATGAACATCGGCTTCTGCGTGCTGTTGAAAGTGGGAAAATTCCTGTAAGTGTTGCGGTCGACATTGCAGATGCGGAAGACGTCAACGTTCAAACAGTTTTGCGCAAAGCCTATGAAAGCAAGCTGTTGCGCGGCGGTCGCCTTTTGACAGCGAAACGGCTTGTCGAGGCAAGGTTGAAGCATGGCAAAGGGCAGGCAACATCAAATGGACGCTCAAAGAAGAACCTATCCGTCGAAGCGCTGTTGAAGACCTATCAAGATGATGTTGAGCGAAAGAAAATTCTGTTGCGCAAAGCAGGTGCAACACGCAGCGAAATGCTCTTCCTCACACAATCGCTGAAAACCCTCCTGTCGGATGAGAACTTCGTGACGCTGTTGCGTGCTGAAGGTCTGGCTAACATTCCCAAAACAATCGCAGATCGATTGTCCCGTCTTGAGGGAGAAACAGCATGA
- a CDS encoding recombinase family protein: MSWPDDDHQQDSRKRAAQYVRMSTEHQRYSTENQADAIGLYAEQRGYQIVKTYSDAGKSGLRIKGRDGLTQLLDDIQAGKTDFKTVFVYDISRWGRFQDADESAYYEYICKRAGISVEYCAEQFENDGSPVSTIVKGVKRAMAGEYSRELSQKVFAGQSRLIEMGYRQGGPPGFGLRRMLIDGAGNQKGILVRGEHKSIQTDRVTLVPGPADEIAVVNKIFRSFVNDMQSEAMIAADLNAKGITTDLDRDWTPSVVRQLLTNEKYIGNNIWNRSSFKLKKRHVHNSPDSWVRSEGAFEAIVDAGLFVAAKVIFAAKAQRYSDEEMLDGLRDALETYGFLSGIVINEASALPSSGAYQSRFGSLLRAYKLVGFTPDRDYRYIEINKRLRKIHARIIHETVGGIEQVGGLVQHDKKTGFLTINHEFSASVVIARCTQTGAGAYRWNIRLDTGLLPDITVVVRMDQANETPLDYYLLPTAEMTLPKLRLSESNGLSLDAYRFDDLTQLFAMCERTPILEVA, from the coding sequence TTGAGTTGGCCAGACGATGATCACCAGCAAGACAGCCGCAAGAGGGCCGCGCAATATGTTCGCATGTCGACAGAGCATCAGCGTTACTCGACCGAAAATCAGGCGGACGCGATCGGCCTTTACGCTGAGCAGCGGGGATATCAGATCGTTAAGACATATTCCGACGCTGGCAAAAGTGGTCTGCGGATAAAGGGGCGCGATGGGCTAACGCAGCTGCTCGACGACATTCAGGCCGGAAAGACAGACTTTAAGACTGTTTTTGTCTACGACATCAGCCGTTGGGGCCGATTTCAAGATGCGGATGAGAGCGCATATTACGAATATATCTGCAAACGCGCTGGCATTTCGGTTGAATATTGCGCTGAGCAGTTTGAGAATGACGGCAGTCCAGTTTCCACCATCGTTAAGGGCGTCAAACGTGCGATGGCGGGCGAGTACAGTCGCGAGCTTTCGCAAAAGGTCTTTGCCGGTCAGTCACGGCTGATTGAAATGGGATATCGTCAGGGCGGTCCGCCTGGATTTGGGTTGCGACGCATGCTGATCGATGGGGCGGGCAATCAGAAAGGCATTCTTGTTCGCGGCGAACATAAGAGCATTCAGACGGACCGTGTGACGCTTGTACCGGGCCCAGCTGACGAGATCGCGGTTGTAAACAAGATATTCCGAAGTTTTGTCAATGACATGCAATCTGAGGCCATGATCGCCGCCGACTTGAATGCGAAAGGCATTACAACCGATCTGGACCGGGACTGGACACCGTCAGTGGTTCGCCAGCTCCTCACAAACGAGAAATATATAGGTAACAACATTTGGAACCGTAGCTCATTTAAATTGAAGAAACGCCATGTACACAATAGTCCTGACAGCTGGGTACGCTCCGAGGGCGCGTTCGAAGCCATTGTAGATGCCGGATTGTTTGTCGCAGCCAAGGTAATTTTCGCGGCCAAAGCACAACGCTATTCTGACGAAGAAATGCTGGATGGATTGCGAGACGCACTCGAAACGTATGGTTTCCTATCTGGCATTGTTATCAACGAAGCCAGTGCCTTGCCCTCTAGTGGTGCATATCAAAGCAGGTTTGGCAGCTTACTTAGAGCATACAAGTTGGTCGGTTTCACCCCTGATAGAGATTATCGCTACATTGAGATCAACAAACGTCTGCGTAAGATTCATGCGAGGATAATCCATGAGACAGTAGGTGGTATCGAACAGGTTGGCGGGCTGGTCCAGCATGATAAGAAGACGGGCTTTCTGACCATCAATCATGAATTTTCTGCATCTGTTGTTATCGCCAGATGCACACAGACCGGTGCCGGTGCGTATCGATGGAACATCAGGTTAGATACCGGTCTTTTGCCCGATATCACAGTTGTTGTGCGCATGGATCAGGCAAACGAAACACCACTCGACTATTACCTGCTACCGACAGCTGAAATGACACTTCCGAAATTGCGTCTGTCCGAAAGCAACGGCTTGTCGCTCGACGCTTACCGATTTGATGATCTCACGCAACTCTTCGCTATGTGCGAACGCACTCCAATTCTGGAGGTTGCATGA
- a CDS encoding IS3 family transposase (programmed frameshift), with protein MAPRYTDEFRLDAVRIATTSGLTRPQAAADLGVGLSTLNKWVQKHQHDNLMSGPHEDVEKENERLRKEVRLLREEREVLKKAGNLLCRPKSVRFAFIDAWKEEWPVEFLCRVMQVTSRGFRAWRSRPMSQRQRDDMVILAHIREQHRLSLQSYGGPRMTEELQELGLQVGHRRVGRLMRENSIKIIRTQKYKVTTDSNHAFNIAPNLLGQDFFADGPNQKWADDISYIWTSEGWLYLAVILDLYSRRVIGWAVSNRMKRDLAIRALDMAVALRQPPKGCMHHTDRGSQYCSGDYQKRLSKHGFQVSMSGKGNCYDNSMVETFFKSLKAELIWRNRWETRRKAEGAIFQYINGFYNPRRRHSSLGGKSPLAFERKAA; from the exons ATGGCACCGAGATACACAGACGAGTTTCGTCTTGATGCAGTACGCATCGCAACGACCAGTGGGCTGACACGACCGCAAGCGGCAGCGGATTTAGGAGTTGGGCTTTCGACGTTGAACAAGTGGGTTCAAAAGCATCAGCATGACAACCTGATGTCGGGTCCTCACGAGGATGTCGAGAAAGAGAACGAACGCCTTCGCAAGGAAGTTCGGTTGCTTCGCGAGGAGAGGGAAGTGTTAAAAAAAGCGG GCAATCTTCTTTGCAGGCCAAAGTCGGTGAGGTTCGCCTTTATCGACGCCTGGAAAGAAGAATGGCCTGTCGAATTTCTTTGCCGCGTCATGCAGGTTACGTCGCGAGGATTTCGCGCGTGGCGAAGCCGCCCGATGAGCCAGCGACAGCGCGACGATATGGTGATCCTGGCGCATATCCGCGAACAGCACCGCTTAAGCCTGCAAAGCTATGGCGGGCCTCGCATGACCGAAGAACTGCAAGAACTGGGTCTGCAAGTTGGGCACCGGCGCGTGGGCCGCTTAATGCGGGAGAATAGCATCAAAATCATCAGGACCCAGAAATACAAGGTTACGACCGACAGCAATCATGCGTTTAACATCGCCCCTAACTTGCTGGGCCAGGACTTCTTTGCAGATGGTCCAAACCAAAAGTGGGCCGATGACATTTCCTACATCTGGACCAGTGAGGGCTGGTTGTATCTGGCAGTGATCCTTGATTTGTATTCCCGTCGTGTCATCGGTTGGGCGGTTAGCAATCGTATGAAGCGGGATCTGGCGATCCGAGCATTGGATATGGCTGTGGCACTGCGGCAACCGCCGAAGGGCTGCATGCATCATACGGATCGCGGGTCGCAATATTGTTCAGGCGACTATCAGAAACGGCTGTCTAAACACGGCTTCCAAGTTTCGATGAGCGGTAAGGGAAACTGCTACGACAATTCCATGGTTGAAACGTTCTTCAAATCACTCAAGGCAGAGCTGATTTGGCGCAACCGCTGGGAAACCAGGCGTAAAGCCGAAGGGGCGATTTTCCAGTATATCAATGGGTTCTACAATCCACGACGGCGGCACTCGTCATTAGGTGGCAAAAGCCCCTTGGCCTTCGAACGAAAGGCTGCCTAA
- a CDS encoding AAA family ATPase, translated as MPKIVFLKIDNFRSIKEFSWKPSLGMNCLVGGGDSGKTTVLDAIDFCLGARRSAQFSDYDFYKTDTSEPIKILVALGALETSLLSMDAYGDYFCGYNHTGLVAVAFRSLNSFRQPFVRRPRGFCHLMTSAAVVDCRTH; from the coding sequence GTGCCGAAGATCGTTTTTCTCAAAATTGATAACTTTAGATCAATAAAGGAATTTTCTTGGAAGCCAAGCCTAGGCATGAATTGCTTAGTAGGCGGCGGAGATAGCGGTAAGACCACTGTATTAGACGCAATTGACTTCTGCCTTGGTGCTAGACGTTCAGCGCAGTTCTCAGATTATGATTTTTACAAAACTGATACCAGTGAACCGATAAAAATCTTAGTTGCGCTTGGTGCGCTTGAGACGTCACTTCTTTCTATGGATGCCTACGGTGACTATTTTTGCGGCTACAATCACACTGGTCTTGTCGCGGTTGCGTTCCGGTCTCTCAACTCATTTAGGCAGCCTTTCGTTCGAAGGCCAAGGGGCTTTTGCCACCTAATGACGAGTGCCGCCGTCGTGGATTGTAGAACCCATTGA
- a CDS encoding PAN/Apple domain-containing protein: MNRLTTLLAVLTCCISQQAASQDTNRWSFFNTGAAVCAKNDAAECIQLICDSQGDLTLIGDTPAFDRSRGNVEVVIPGQGRLTITRPSSADSISLKIDSTTDRQLLAWLRAGSQVAMSGNNLSLDFTLSGSSDAIRNIINRCEQMALENTPAPSPFGDNYNRLIGENTFEFSAGSVIEGQFQTYRNEDLPGYDLRNGLTDPLLTGMTVPQCEALCLISDQCTAYTLNTDGGICFLKSRPQQRSGFRGAMSGEFIGSWNVLFDPPTRGPGLTVREGAAPRDGETAASFHSRRGHV; the protein is encoded by the coding sequence ATGAACAGATTGACTACCCTATTGGCCGTTCTAACATGTTGCATATCACAGCAGGCTGCGTCGCAGGATACAAATAGGTGGTCTTTTTTTAATACTGGAGCAGCTGTTTGCGCCAAAAATGACGCCGCAGAGTGCATTCAGTTAATCTGTGACTCGCAAGGCGACCTGACACTGATTGGCGATACTCCCGCATTTGATCGTAGCCGAGGCAACGTTGAAGTTGTGATACCCGGTCAAGGTCGGCTTACTATCACCCGCCCTTCCTCAGCGGATAGCATTTCGCTTAAGATTGACAGCACAACTGACAGACAGCTACTGGCTTGGCTGAGGGCAGGCAGTCAGGTCGCAATGAGTGGTAACAATCTGTCGCTTGATTTTACGTTGAGCGGGAGTTCGGACGCCATAAGAAACATTATCAACAGATGCGAACAGATGGCTTTAGAAAATACACCGGCTCCATCGCCCTTTGGTGACAATTATAATCGTCTTATTGGGGAAAACACATTCGAGTTTAGCGCCGGTAGCGTGATCGAAGGTCAGTTTCAGACATACCGAAATGAAGACCTGCCCGGCTATGATCTTCGAAACGGATTAACCGACCCATTGCTGACCGGAATGACTGTTCCTCAATGTGAAGCCCTGTGCCTCATCAGCGATCAATGCACGGCTTACACGTTAAACACTGACGGAGGTATCTGCTTCCTAAAGAGTAGACCTCAACAAAGGTCCGGTTTCCGTGGTGCCATGAGTGGGGAGTTCATCGGTAGTTGGAACGTCCTCTTCGACCCTCCGACGCGAGGCCCCGGACTGACAGTTCGCGAAGGCGCCGCACCACGTGATGGAGAGACAGCTGCGTCATTCCATTCCCGTAGAGGCCATGTGTGA